The Streptomyces sp. NBC_01298 genome contains the following window.
GTGACTCCGGCGATCTGCCAGGGTGCTCCGACGCGGGTGGGGCTGCCGCCCTCCTCAACCACGCTCTGCAGTCCGGCGAAGCGGTTGCCGGACACGCGCGGTGATCAGCCGCTTGAACCGCGGACACGCGTGGCGGCTTTTGGGTTCACCTTGGCTGGCCCCCCATTCAGCGGGCGGCCCGGTCTGCAGCTTCTCGGGTGATGTCGGCGTAGAGGCGGAAGAGGACCGGGCGGGCTTCGCCGCCGTCTCGTTCGTGCAGGGCCGCCCAGCACCGGGCGATGAGCTCCCGGGCCTGGGTGCCGGGCCAGGGCTGGGGCAGGAGCTGAGGCGGCAACAGCGGGTCGGGCTCCATGGCGCGGGTGAGTTCGGCGGCAAGCTCGACCGCGATGGTGAGCAGTGCGGACGCGGGGAGTCCGGCAGGGCCGGTGAGCCGGGCGAGGCGGGGCCGGGCGATGCGGCTGAGGCGGTGGTAGCGGTCGGCGATCTCCGGCAGGGACCACAGCCGGCGGGCGAGTTCGACAGGCTCTTGGGTGTCGCCCCTGCGCAGGTCGGTCGTGGTGAGGAGGGTGAGCGCACTCTGGGCGCCGAGGCGTTGGGCCGCCTCTTCCACGTACGGTTCCCAGGCGTTGGCGCAGGCGTACAGTCCGCCCTGGAGCGGGGCGCCGCCGAGGTGGACGAGGGTTTCACGCAGGGCGTCCCGGGCCGTGCGCGCCGATTCGGGCACCGCGAAGGCGGCCAGGTGCCAGACACCGTCCCAGGGCGCGAGTCCGGCGTCCTGCCGGAACGCGTGCCGGAGGAAGTCCGCGTTGGGAGCCAGGGCCCGCGTGGTGTCCTCGGTCGCGTACAGCTGCGCCTTGCGGCCACGGCCCTCGTGGGTGAAGCGGCCCTCGGCCACGAGGCGTTTGACGCACAGCCGCACCTGCTGGTCGCTCATGCCCAGGGTGTTGGCGACGGTGTAGAGCTCGTCCGCGCCGACGGTGCCGTCCTCGCGGATCAGCGCGTGGACGAGCATGCGGGTGGGGACCTCGACGTGGTCCGCCTCGGTGCTCACAGTTCTTTCGCCCCTCTCGTTGCGACGGCGCGACGCATGGTGGTCACCGCGCCGAACCCCAGTAGCCCGCGCAGGTAGGGCATGTGCTCGGTCCTTACGGCCGTGAAGCCGCGCCGCTCGTACAGTGCCCTGGCGCGCGGATTGGTGTCGATCACATCCAGTCTGATCTCCCGGCAGTGCTGCTCCGCCGCGACGGCGGCCACTTCCTCGATGAGCAGGCTCCCGACGCCACGCCCGCGCATGCCCGGGTCCACGGCGATGCCGTCCATGACGAGCTGTCCGGGGGCCGGATGGCGTTCGAACAGGGCGAGAAGCAGGAGCCGGGGCAGCCCCCGCAGGTGTCCGTACGCGCGCAGCACGGCGGAGGCAGATCCCCCGGTGAGGGCACGGCCACCGAGCTGGTAGCCGGCGAGGCCGACGAGCTGCCCGTCGAGGAGTGCGCACACCGCGCGATCAGCGTTCAGGTGGGCGGCGATGAAGGGCACCGCCTTGTCCGGCGGGTTCAGCGCGGGGCCGAGTTTCCGGCCGAAAGCCTCCCAGTACAGCTCGGCCGCCCGCCGCTCGGCGCCGGCCGGAAGGCCCCGCCGGACCGTCAGCGGTCCAGTACCGGCGCCTGCCGTGTCCAGTCCCATGCCGTGCCCTCTTCTCCTCCACTGCAACGCGGAACTCAAAACTATCATTCCTATGACGATCGTGCTCGCAGTGATAGTTTCCAGACTGGTTCACCGAACAGAGGCGGTCCGATCCCATGCATCCGAAGATCCAGCCCCGACGGCGCGGGCTCCGCATAGCCGTGTGGTCACTCGTCACGGCCCTGTTCGTGGCGGCCGGTCTCGGCGGTGTCGTGCTGTGGCAGAACTCCTACGCCATGGACGAGCAGCGGGTATCGATCCGTCATGGCGGCCACACCCTCAACGGGGTACTGGCCACCCCCAAGGACAGCCGAAAACGCCACGGCCTGGTCGTGTACGTCCACGGCGACGGCCCCGTCGACGCCACCCATGACGACGGGTACAAGCCCCTGTGGGAAGCGAACGCAAAGGCCGGCTACGCCTCACTGTCCTGGGACAAGCCCGGCGTCGCGGGCGCGCCCGGGAACTGGCTCGGTCAGTCCATGGACGACCGGGCCGACGAGGCGGCCGCCGCCATCGCCTGGGCGCGCGCCCGCCCGGACATCGACGGTGACCGAATCGGCCTCTGGGGCGTCAGCCAGGCGGGCTGGGTCCTGCCGAAGATCGCCGCCAAGACGCCCGTCAGCTTCGTCATCGCCGTCTCGCCCGCGATCAACTGGCTCCAGCAGGGCCGCTACAACCTCCTCGCCGAGCTGCGCGCCGACGGCGCGTCAGCAGCCCGTACCGACGCGGCGATCGCCCGGAGTGACACCACCCGACGGCTGCTGGAACGCCGCGCGGCCTTCGAGGAGTACGTCAAGGCCATGGGTGGCGACGCGGAGGGCATGACCGCCGACCGCTGGGGCTTCATCTCCAAGAACTACACCGCGGACGCCACGCAAGACCTTCGCGCCCTGCGCGGCGTACCGGTGCTGCTGGCCCTCGCGGGTCATGACATCAACGTGGACATCGCCGACACGGAGCGCGTCTACCGCGAGGTGCTGGACACGGGCGGTGCATTGACGGCCGAGCGCTACCCGGACGCGACCCATTCATTGCTCAAGCAGTCCGTCGAGCAGTCGGACCTCAAGCTCACGCTCACCGCGCTCTTCTCGCCCCGCTCGCTCTTCGCGGACGGATTCCTGGACGGCCAACGACGGTTCCTCAAGGATCTCGACCGAGGCGGCAAGGCCACTCCGTGACAGTCGGGAGAAGTCCGCGCCGGCCCGGAGGCGCCCTCCCCAGCCCTCCGCCCCGCTGGACGTGGAACGGCTGCCGCCGAGCTCTCCCTCGCCCACCCAGCTCCTCGACGGCCTTGACGGCCTCGACCAGCGTTCCCAGTCTGCGAAGCCTGCCGCTCCGGCGTTCGGGCCGAACCGCTAATTTGGTCCGATGGAACACGATGTCGCCGCAGGGCTGGTCGAGGAGTGGCTGGCGGGGCCGAACTCCGAGGCCAGCGGCCACTTCAGCTACCAGGCCATCGAGCACTACCGGCCGGCCGTCCTGCACTGGCTCACCACCGGCCGCGGCACCGGCGACGGGAGCCCGGACCCCGAGGTCCACCTCCGGCCGACCCCGGCGGCCCTGCAGGACTGGGCCGTCGGCTATGCCGGCGCCGCCCGCTCACGCGACGCCGCCTGCGGGGCCGTAGGGTCCTTCTACCGCTGGCTCGAAACCCCGGCGGGCGCGGGCGGACCGGGCCTCGTGCCGGCCGGGACCGCCAAGTCGCTCCAGTTCCAGCGCGGCGGGAACTTCGCCGCCGGGCTGCCCGGCCGCGAGCTGTGGACCCCCGACCAGTGCCGCTGGCTCGCCCAGGCCGCCGACCGCTACCAGGGCACCCGGCGCGAGGGCCCGCACCGCGCCCGGGCCCTCGTCTACCTCTGCCTCAACCACTACCTCTGGGGCCGGAGCTCGGAGGCCGACGTTCTACGGCCCGGCCAGATCGCCGCGATGCGGCTGAGCGGCCGCCACCAGGAACAGCACCGCACCACCTGGGACGTCCCCCAGAAGAACGCCGCCAGCGACGCCACCCACCTACAGCCCGTCCACCACGACGCCGTCCGCGCCATCGACGAGTACCTGCCCCACCGCGCGGCCGCCCTCCCCGACACCGGCCACCTCTTCACGACCGTCAACGGCCGCCCCCTCGAACCCCAGTCCCTGCTGCGGATCCTGCGCACCGTGGCCGCCACCCACCCGGACCTGGGAGAGACCGCCCGCACCCTGTCCGCCGACGCGGTCACGCACTCGCCGGCGGACCCTGCCCGCCCCGCGGCGGGTTCGTCCGGGGACGGCCCGAACACCGGAGGCACCCGTGCATGAAGACCTCATCGCCGCGCGGGCGAGGGAGTACGAGAGGGCGTACGAGGAGCTCCTCGCCCTCGCCGACCGCCTCGATGTGCTCCGCCACCTACAGGAGGGGGTCGAGCCACGCGCCGGCGCGGCCCTGCACGCGGTCCGGTTCGCCGCCTCCATCCTGCGGGCCACCGATCCGGACACCCCTGTGCCCGGCTTTCGTCAGGACACCGGACGCCTGCTCGCACTGGCCGCCAACTGGCGCGAGGCGGTATTCGAGATCGGCGAGTTCGCCCTGCCGGACACGGAACCCGCTGAGCCTCCGGCCGTTGCCCCGCCCCTGCGCCTCGTCACCGATCCGAGTACGCCGTCGTAAAACGCCGCGCTGAAACCGGGAGGGTGCCCTGGCCGCCTCGCTCCGGCACCCGCCCGCCCCGCGCGGTCTTCAGAGCACCCGCGCCTTCGCGATGCGTTCCGCGACCACCGGCTTGTCGAGGTAGCGGCGGACGTCGTGGGCATTCAGCGTGCCGTTGTCCACCTTCACGTCCGTGACCCCGGCCGCGAGGTGGGACAGACCCCCGCGCCTGCTCACCAGGTCGTTCCCCGCGTAAAGGTTCGTCCACTCCACCCCGTCCGGAACGGCCAGCGGGGCACCGCCCGTGTGGACGCCCTTCCTGACGGCCAGCCAGCCCAGCGGGGACCCGCAGGTGATCAAGGAGGTCATTGCCGGGCCGCTCCCGTCCGTGGCGGCCGGGACCTCGCCGCGGCTCAGCATGTCGTAGAACACGACGCTGCCCAGGGAGTGCGCGATGACCATACGGGCGCCCGTGGCCGTCAGTGCGGCTCGGATCTCGGCGCGTACGGCGGCCCCCGTCTCCTCCTGACGCAAGTAGCCGTGCGCCTCGCGCACCAGCCACAGCAGACGGTCGGTCACCCCCCTGCCGGCCACTCGGTCCACGGCGCGGGCGCGCCTGAGGATCCGGGGCGTGAGCCGGCCCTCTCCCGGGCCCAGCGTCTGGCCGGCCATGGGGGAGTCGTCCTCCTCGGCCACGGCCGACGGGGCGTACGCGGCCAGGGACCGGAGGATGAACTCCTCTTCCTCCTCGCCGACGGGTGTGTCCTCGTCCGGACCGGCGGTGTCCGGGCCCAACCGCATGTGCCGGGTCATCGTCTGCGGGTAGACGCCCTGGTACGAAGGGACGGTGAGCCTGACCGGGCCCGCCGTCGCGGCATGCCCCGAGTCGGCCAGCCCTTCGTCCACCGGT
Protein-coding sequences here:
- a CDS encoding GNAT family N-acetyltransferase, whose product is MGLDTAGAGTGPLTVRRGLPAGAERRAAELYWEAFGRKLGPALNPPDKAVPFIAAHLNADRAVCALLDGQLVGLAGYQLGGRALTGGSASAVLRAYGHLRGLPRLLLLALFERHPAPGQLVMDGIAVDPGMRGRGVGSLLIEEVAAVAAEQHCREIRLDVIDTNPRARALYERRGFTAVRTEHMPYLRGLLGFGAVTTMRRAVATRGAKEL
- a CDS encoding alpha/beta hydrolase family protein, with amino-acid sequence MHPKIQPRRRGLRIAVWSLVTALFVAAGLGGVVLWQNSYAMDEQRVSIRHGGHTLNGVLATPKDSRKRHGLVVYVHGDGPVDATHDDGYKPLWEANAKAGYASLSWDKPGVAGAPGNWLGQSMDDRADEAAAAIAWARARPDIDGDRIGLWGVSQAGWVLPKIAAKTPVSFVIAVSPAINWLQQGRYNLLAELRADGASAARTDAAIARSDTTRRLLERRAAFEEYVKAMGGDAEGMTADRWGFISKNYTADATQDLRALRGVPVLLALAGHDINVDIADTERVYREVLDTGGALTAERYPDATHSLLKQSVEQSDLKLTLTALFSPRSLFADGFLDGQRRFLKDLDRGGKATP
- a CDS encoding PaaX family transcriptional regulator C-terminal domain-containing protein, with amino-acid sequence MLVHALIREDGTVGADELYTVANTLGMSDQQVRLCVKRLVAEGRFTHEGRGRKAQLYATEDTTRALAPNADFLRHAFRQDAGLAPWDGVWHLAAFAVPESARTARDALRETLVHLGGAPLQGGLYACANAWEPYVEEAAQRLGAQSALTLLTTTDLRRGDTQEPVELARRLWSLPEIADRYHRLSRIARPRLARLTGPAGLPASALLTIAVELAAELTRAMEPDPLLPPQLLPQPWPGTQARELIARCWAALHERDGGEARPVLFRLYADITREAADRAAR